The uncultured Ilyobacter sp. nucleotide sequence CTCTCTCATGACTCTGAGACAGGCCATAGGCATAATCTTAGGGGCAAACATAGGAACCACAATAACAGGATGGATACTTGTTTTTAAGATAACAGAGTACGGACTCCCTATGATCGGTATAGGGGCTTTTGTTTTTCTCTTTTCAAAAGACCCAAAGAGGAAAAAAAAGAGCCTCGATCTTCATAGGTTTAGGACTTATTTTTCTGGGATTGACCCTTATGAAAAAAGGAATGACTCCCTTAAAGGATATGCCTCAATTTATAGAGTTTTTCCACATCTTTTCTGCAGAAAGCTATAGAGGTGTCATCTTATCTGCACTTACAGGGGCGGCCTTGACCTCTATACTTCAGTCCTCATCTGCCACTATAGGTATCACCATGGCCCTTGCAACTCAGGGACTCATTATCCCCAAAACTGCAGTTGCACTTGTTTTAGGAGAAAACATAGGAACCACAATAACAGCATATCTCGCCTCTCTCAAGGACACGATCCGATGCAAAGAGAGCCGCCTATGCCCATATTCTCATAAAGATAGTAGGAGTATCTCTGATACTTCCTTTTTTCTACAGCTATGCCTCGATAATCGAGAGGTTAACTCCTCCTGAAAAAAACATCTCTGAATATATAGCTCTTTCTCACACCCTTTTCAACATTGGAAATGCCATAATAATTTTTACCCTTTATAAATATATTTTTAAGATTTTTAAATAAAATAGGAGTTGATAAAAAAGAAAGTGATACAGAGTCTTATGTAACTGAAAAACTATACCAGTTTCCCTTGGCATCCCTTGAGAAATCAAGGCTT carries:
- a CDS encoding Na/Pi symporter, with protein sequence MGTFITAIIQSSSVTTVMVVGFINASLMTLRQAIGIILGANIGTTITGWILVFKITEYGLPMIGIGAFVFLFSKDPKRKKKSLDLHRFRTYFSGIDPYEKRNDSLKGYASIYRVFPHLFCRKL
- a CDS encoding Na/Pi symporter, with the protein product MGLGLIFLGLTLMKKGMTPLKDMPQFIEFFHIFSAESYRGVILSALTGAALTSILQSSSATIGITMALATQGLIIPKTAVALVLGENIGTTITAYLASLKDTIRCKESRLCPYSHKDSRSISDTSFFLQLCLDNREVNSS